One genomic segment of Microbacterium sp. ProA8 includes these proteins:
- a CDS encoding DUF1905 domain-containing protein: MSQPALRFEAPIGVDVKGETWSCVEIPGSVDFLGTRKSVRVDAQVDEVRLENVGAMVTGTGGHMISISAKVRKQLGKDIGDVVRVAVTLR; encoded by the coding sequence ATGTCACAGCCTGCCCTGCGTTTCGAGGCGCCGATCGGAGTCGACGTCAAAGGTGAGACGTGGTCCTGCGTCGAGATTCCGGGTTCGGTCGATTTCCTCGGAACCAGAAAGTCGGTCCGGGTCGACGCGCAAGTCGATGAGGTCCGACTGGAGAACGTCGGTGCGATGGTCACGGGCACAGGTGGCCACATGATCTCGATCAGCGCAAAGGTCCGCAAACAGCTGGGCAAGGACATAGGCGACGTCGTTCGAGTCGCGGTAACGCTCCGCTGA
- a CDS encoding cyclophilin-like fold protein, whose translation MPQLSLLRLAPQRILNSVVAALLLLTTPILAPTTTSPPPRAAVVLNDSASAAQIAARLPVTVTFHDRMGTAAFAQLPTPLSFDRATPMNDYRAGDAAYVAAERSIVVFLADGTAVPDHGLILLGHLSTGLDELVDCARDCAVELVATRTS comes from the coding sequence ATGCCGCAGCTTTCACTTCTCCGACTCGCGCCGCAACGCATTCTCAACAGCGTCGTCGCCGCACTCCTGCTCCTGACGACGCCTATCCTTGCGCCCACCACTACATCCCCGCCCCCGCGGGCGGCCGTCGTGCTCAACGACTCCGCGAGCGCCGCGCAGATCGCCGCGCGACTTCCCGTCACCGTGACGTTCCACGACCGGATGGGCACCGCCGCGTTCGCGCAGCTGCCCACGCCCCTCTCCTTCGACCGCGCCACTCCGATGAACGATTACCGCGCCGGCGACGCGGCCTACGTCGCGGCGGAGCGGAGCATCGTCGTCTTCCTCGCCGATGGGACCGCGGTCCCCGACCACGGACTCATCCTCCTCGGCCACCTCTCCACCGGGCTGGATGAGCTCGTCGACTGCGCGCGAGACTGCGCTGTCGAACTCGTGGCCACCAGGACCAGCTGA
- a CDS encoding helix-turn-helix transcriptional regulator, producing the protein MGFARGADRRVPGLRRGEAAALAGVSVEYYARLERGAIAGASEAVLDGVARALQMDDAEREYLYRLARQAAGATHAGRRSGKHAAVWRPTRSIQWVLDSMQSAVAMVGNGRTDLLAWNPLGGALMDEMLASATTTPPNFARFIFLEPVARRFYPDWESIAGINVAQLRTEAGRDPHSKPLHELVGELSARSDHFRTLWGRHDVWEHQSGVKRFHHHVVGNLTLHFNGLDLVGESGVQLTVLTAHPGSRDHEALELLGSWAPSTSREERPHPTDAETTPRKFGETV; encoded by the coding sequence GTGGGCTTCGCCCGCGGTGCCGACCGCCGCGTGCCGGGGCTGCGCCGGGGCGAGGCCGCCGCGCTGGCCGGCGTCAGCGTCGAGTACTACGCACGCCTGGAGCGGGGAGCGATCGCCGGCGCGTCGGAGGCCGTGCTGGATGGTGTGGCCAGGGCGCTGCAGATGGACGATGCCGAGCGGGAGTATCTTTACCGCCTCGCGCGACAGGCGGCAGGGGCGACCCACGCCGGCCGGCGATCGGGAAAGCATGCTGCGGTGTGGCGACCGACGCGGAGCATCCAATGGGTTCTCGACTCGATGCAGTCCGCCGTGGCCATGGTCGGCAACGGCCGCACGGATCTGCTGGCGTGGAACCCGCTCGGCGGCGCGCTGATGGACGAGATGCTGGCGTCGGCGACGACCACGCCCCCGAACTTCGCGCGGTTCATCTTCCTGGAACCTGTCGCTCGCCGGTTCTACCCGGACTGGGAGTCCATCGCGGGTATCAACGTCGCGCAGCTCCGCACTGAAGCAGGACGTGACCCGCACAGCAAACCGCTGCACGAACTCGTCGGGGAGCTGTCCGCGCGCAGCGATCACTTCCGGACCCTCTGGGGCCGCCACGACGTGTGGGAGCACCAGTCAGGAGTCAAGAGATTTCACCACCACGTCGTCGGCAACCTGACCCTTCACTTCAACGGGCTCGACCTGGTCGGTGAGTCAGGGGTGCAGCTGACGGTGCTCACCGCTCACCCGGGCTCACGCGACCATGAGGCGCTTGAGCTACTCGGCAGCTGGGCCCCGTCGACCTCCCGCGAAGAGCGTCCGCACCCGACCGACGCTGAAACGACGCCGAGAAAGTTCGGGGAGACCGTATGA
- a CDS encoding TetR/AcrR family transcriptional regulator: MTTEGGAGVRGPYAKTAAVRQRILEAGMQAFAQVGYFATSLNDVADRAGISRRGLGHHFKSKEELLTAVLDQRQEEDAELIRNTSGVDSLAAVAAVSTHNAERPGLIQLYSLLRADATAAEHPAHEHHRLQYDRLRLYLSRAFEQVRQAGQLQSSEDSDTLAATFLALMDGLQIQWLYNPAATDIDRVLHAYLRSVIPSFPSLTAAGPMVRAAAH, encoded by the coding sequence ATGACGACCGAAGGCGGAGCCGGCGTTCGAGGGCCATACGCGAAAACCGCTGCCGTTCGGCAGCGAATTCTGGAAGCCGGTATGCAGGCGTTCGCGCAGGTCGGGTACTTCGCGACCTCATTGAATGACGTCGCCGACCGCGCAGGGATCAGCAGGCGTGGGCTGGGGCACCATTTCAAGAGCAAGGAAGAGCTGCTCACTGCGGTACTGGATCAGAGGCAGGAAGAAGACGCGGAGCTGATTCGCAACACGTCTGGAGTCGATTCACTCGCCGCCGTGGCCGCCGTCTCCACCCACAACGCCGAACGCCCCGGCCTCATCCAGCTCTACAGCCTTCTCCGCGCAGATGCGACTGCGGCTGAGCATCCCGCACACGAGCATCACCGTCTGCAATACGACCGCCTGCGCCTGTATCTGTCCCGCGCGTTCGAACAGGTCCGGCAGGCCGGTCAGCTCCAGTCCAGCGAAGACTCCGACACCCTGGCGGCCACCTTCCTGGCACTCATGGACGGGCTGCAGATCCAGTGGCTCTACAACCCGGCAGCCACCGACATCGACCGCGTCCTGCATGCATATCTGCGCAGTGTGATCCCATCGTTCCCGTCGCTGACGGCGGCGGGGCCGATGGTGAGGGCAGCCGCGCACTGA
- a CDS encoding glycoside hydrolase family 2 TIM barrel-domain containing protein — translation MLSEQTAVAGAEVDKMPIRSAGRTLFNDGWSFREKVTAFQELGGSSASAWAPVRLPHDGLIGQARRADAPRGETNGYFPGGVFEYRKTFLAPEADSGRRVLLEFDGVYRDAAIFVNGHLAGQRAFGYSRFTVRIDPFLVFGEDNEIRVECRTHLDSRWYAGAGIYRDVHLLVKDAGHIVPDGVRVATPVVDADAAVVEVTAEVENGTALTRTYRLDILIVDAGGAVVASGDSPVTLLPGTRATVRRRLFIDEPALWSVDSPNLHDVLLTMRDGDQVVDEEAVALGIRSLQLDPRNGLRINGQSIKLRGACIHLDNGPLGAVSMRAAEERKVARLKAAGFNAIRSSHCPMSTALLEACDRLGMLVMDETFDVWTSGKSDYDYSFDFPEWWERDVEALVAKDFNHPSVIFYSIGNEIPETGTPIGSTWGRRLAEKVRALDPTRFVTNGINPFVSMLDTIVPQMKARRDAADDAAGQGGVNTMMAGFGQMMGHIQSSAAATERTEESFAVLDVAGMNYADARYLADAEQFPGRIIVGTETWPSSIAGNWELVKADRRIIGDFTWTGWDYLGETGIGTVRYAAAGDTSSASPQLTSFSGGFPELTAWCGDIDIVGHRRTVSYFRETVFGLRTEPYIAVDRPAFHDVPIAVATPWSWTDSLGSWSWPGFEDRGVRVEVYSDADEIELLLDDNVIDRRPVGEEAPFRAAFETSYRPGVLTAVAYTSGVETGRSELRSATDDIVLRVDAERNELRLDGTDLGYIGVTLTDLDGVLHTTRDRSVSVHVDGPAVLQALGSGNPAPTEAFATADHRTFDGRLLAIIRPTGPGAITVTATADDCVPAVVVLTAN, via the coding sequence GTGCTGTCAGAGCAGACCGCCGTTGCCGGCGCAGAGGTCGACAAGATGCCGATCCGTTCGGCAGGTCGCACCCTCTTCAACGACGGCTGGTCGTTTCGCGAGAAGGTGACGGCTTTCCAAGAGCTGGGCGGCAGTTCCGCCTCCGCCTGGGCTCCTGTCCGGCTTCCGCACGATGGCCTCATCGGGCAGGCTCGTCGTGCGGACGCGCCGCGCGGTGAGACCAACGGGTACTTCCCGGGTGGCGTCTTCGAGTACCGCAAGACGTTCCTCGCTCCCGAAGCGGACAGCGGGCGACGCGTGCTCCTGGAGTTCGACGGTGTCTACCGGGACGCCGCGATCTTCGTGAACGGCCATCTGGCCGGGCAGCGAGCCTTCGGATACTCCCGCTTCACCGTCCGCATCGATCCCTTCCTCGTTTTCGGGGAGGACAACGAGATCCGTGTGGAGTGCCGCACCCACCTCGACAGCCGGTGGTATGCGGGCGCCGGCATCTATCGCGACGTGCACCTGCTCGTGAAAGATGCGGGGCACATCGTCCCCGATGGCGTGCGGGTCGCCACGCCCGTCGTCGATGCCGACGCAGCAGTCGTCGAGGTGACAGCTGAGGTGGAGAACGGCACCGCACTCACCAGGACCTACCGCCTCGACATCCTCATCGTCGACGCGGGAGGTGCCGTCGTCGCCAGCGGTGACTCGCCCGTCACGCTCCTTCCCGGCACTCGTGCGACGGTCCGACGGAGACTGTTCATCGACGAGCCGGCGCTGTGGAGCGTCGACTCGCCGAACCTCCACGACGTCCTCCTCACAATGCGTGACGGCGACCAGGTCGTCGACGAGGAGGCGGTGGCGCTCGGCATCCGATCACTGCAGCTCGATCCGCGGAACGGGCTGCGCATCAACGGGCAGTCGATCAAGCTTCGCGGCGCCTGCATCCATCTCGACAACGGCCCGCTCGGTGCGGTGTCGATGCGGGCTGCCGAGGAGCGCAAGGTCGCCCGGCTGAAGGCAGCGGGATTCAACGCCATCCGCAGTTCGCATTGTCCGATGAGCACGGCGCTGCTCGAGGCATGTGATCGACTCGGGATGCTGGTGATGGACGAGACGTTCGACGTCTGGACCTCCGGCAAGAGCGACTACGACTACTCGTTCGACTTTCCCGAATGGTGGGAACGTGACGTCGAGGCGCTGGTCGCCAAGGACTTCAACCACCCCAGCGTGATCTTCTACTCGATCGGCAACGAGATCCCGGAGACCGGTACGCCGATCGGGTCCACCTGGGGACGTCGCCTGGCAGAGAAGGTGCGTGCGCTCGATCCGACGCGGTTCGTCACCAACGGGATCAACCCGTTCGTCTCGATGCTCGACACGATCGTGCCGCAGATGAAGGCGCGCCGCGATGCCGCGGACGACGCGGCCGGCCAGGGCGGAGTGAACACGATGATGGCCGGCTTCGGTCAGATGATGGGTCACATCCAGTCGTCGGCCGCCGCCACCGAACGTACGGAGGAATCGTTCGCAGTGCTCGATGTGGCCGGCATGAACTACGCCGATGCCCGCTACCTCGCGGACGCTGAGCAGTTCCCCGGCCGGATCATCGTCGGCACCGAGACCTGGCCGAGCTCCATCGCGGGAAACTGGGAACTCGTCAAAGCCGATCGGCGGATCATCGGCGACTTCACCTGGACGGGGTGGGACTACCTCGGTGAGACCGGCATCGGCACCGTGCGCTACGCGGCGGCGGGGGACACCTCGAGTGCGTCGCCCCAGCTCACGTCCTTCTCAGGCGGTTTTCCGGAACTGACAGCCTGGTGCGGGGACATCGACATCGTCGGCCACCGCCGGACCGTCTCGTACTTTCGAGAGACGGTTTTCGGGCTGCGGACAGAGCCGTACATCGCCGTCGACAGGCCCGCATTCCACGATGTCCCGATCGCGGTCGCGACGCCGTGGTCGTGGACCGACTCGCTCGGCAGCTGGTCATGGCCGGGGTTCGAGGACCGCGGTGTCAGAGTCGAGGTCTACAGCGACGCCGACGAGATCGAACTGCTGCTGGACGACAACGTGATCGACCGGCGGCCTGTCGGCGAGGAGGCGCCGTTCCGAGCGGCATTCGAAACGAGCTACCGCCCCGGAGTCCTCACCGCCGTCGCCTACACGAGCGGCGTCGAAACCGGGCGATCTGAGCTTCGCAGCGCGACCGACGACATCGTCTTGCGGGTCGACGCAGAGCGCAACGAGTTGCGTCTCGACGGCACCGATCTCGGATACATCGGCGTGACTCTCACTGATCTGGACGGGGTCCTGCACACGACCCGCGACCGCTCGGTGAGCGTCCACGTCGACGGTCCCGCCGTGCTCCAGGCACTCGGCAGCGGCAACCCCGCCCCCACGGAGGCATTCGCCACCGCCGATCACCGCACCTTCGACGGTCGCCTCCTGGCCATCATCCGGCCGACCGGACCAGGGGCGATAACGGTCACTGCAACCGCCGACGACTGCGTTCCTGCCGTCGTCGTCCTCACCGCCAACTGA
- a CDS encoding MFS transporter: protein MSVHDNQPPVPSAGAFPLPNVGAAEELEQQLAVLNANEPDDLPKVSRTWILFNTLAVFGAFIALVTPIAIALAIQVNRLAPGNEASLGVILGIGSLAAVIVGPLTGQLSDRTRSRFGRRSPWALGALLVGLVGLAIMGAAPNLIVLGVGWAVAQVGLQTVINSLSAIGADHLPESQRGKVGGLGGAASMAAPVFGAIIGGGLSGNPLLLFLVPGIIALILVPLFLLVVKEKDSRSLTFDARLTVMGVFAKYVFNPKRYPDYSWNWAGRFAFYFGLTLSTTFTAFFFSQRLGVPVDDIGGVVAIVGLVGIVGTMGGALASGFLSDKIRRRKPFVLSAAVIFALGSMIIFVAPELPLLVAGSFLCNLGIGVFSAVDQALVLDVLPEKKTDAGRFLAITQFATTIPQGLAPFMASLVITLGAAAGGENNYAILYVAAAVLTLLGGLLVLRVKSVR from the coding sequence ATGTCCGTACACGACAACCAGCCACCGGTTCCTTCGGCCGGCGCCTTCCCACTGCCCAACGTCGGCGCAGCGGAGGAGCTCGAGCAGCAGCTCGCTGTGCTCAACGCAAACGAGCCGGATGACCTGCCCAAGGTGAGTCGCACCTGGATTCTCTTCAACACCCTGGCGGTGTTCGGTGCGTTCATCGCGCTCGTCACCCCGATCGCGATCGCCCTCGCCATTCAGGTCAACCGCCTCGCACCCGGAAACGAAGCCTCGCTCGGCGTCATCCTGGGCATCGGCTCGCTGGCAGCCGTCATCGTCGGCCCGCTCACGGGCCAGCTGAGCGATCGCACCCGGTCACGTTTCGGCCGCCGTTCGCCGTGGGCACTCGGAGCGCTTCTGGTCGGTCTCGTCGGACTCGCCATCATGGGCGCCGCTCCGAACCTCATCGTTCTGGGTGTGGGCTGGGCTGTGGCACAGGTCGGCCTGCAGACGGTGATCAACAGCCTCAGCGCGATCGGCGCCGACCACCTTCCGGAGTCGCAGCGTGGAAAGGTCGGCGGCCTCGGAGGTGCCGCGTCGATGGCCGCGCCGGTATTCGGCGCCATCATCGGTGGCGGACTCTCCGGGAACCCGCTCCTGCTGTTCCTGGTGCCGGGCATCATCGCGCTCATCCTGGTCCCGCTGTTCCTGCTGGTCGTCAAGGAGAAGGACTCCCGCTCGCTGACCTTCGATGCTCGCCTCACCGTGATGGGCGTCTTCGCGAAGTACGTGTTCAACCCGAAGCGGTACCCCGACTACTCGTGGAACTGGGCTGGCCGGTTCGCGTTCTACTTCGGACTGACCCTCAGCACGACGTTCACCGCATTCTTCTTCTCGCAGCGCCTCGGCGTGCCGGTGGACGACATCGGCGGCGTTGTCGCGATCGTGGGGCTGGTGGGCATCGTGGGAACCATGGGAGGTGCACTGGCGAGCGGGTTCCTCTCCGACAAGATCCGTCGGCGCAAGCCCTTCGTGCTCAGCGCCGCCGTCATCTTCGCTCTGGGTTCGATGATCATCTTCGTCGCCCCGGAACTCCCGCTCCTCGTCGCAGGCTCGTTCCTGTGCAATCTGGGAATCGGCGTCTTCTCAGCCGTCGATCAGGCCCTCGTCCTTGACGTGCTGCCCGAGAAGAAGACGGACGCCGGTCGCTTCCTGGCGATCACCCAGTTCGCAACCACCATTCCGCAGGGCCTCGCGCCGTTCATGGCATCCCTTGTGATCACGCTCGGCGCAGCCGCCGGCGGCGAGAACAACTACGCCATCCTCTACGTCGCCGCGGCCGTCCTGACCCTCCTCGGCGGACTGCTGGTGCTACGGGTAAAGTCCGTCCGCTGA
- a CDS encoding glycoside hydrolase family 78 protein, protein MTSWHASFISATAPTEAGDPAVYFRREFDLVETPARAMLRVTALGIVEPHLNGARVGDEVLAPGWTSYRNRLMVSSYDVTDQLRVGANAVGAIVGEGWAVGGLTWENTRHNYADRPALFLELEIGYPDRTEFIVSDETFRVGSGSVRANGIYSGEVHDARLEPEGWTRAGFDDSNWAGAQPFPWDLSTLESPSAPPIRRVEERAPISITKSPSGRMIVDFGQNLSGWVRLTVSGDRGRTITLRHAELLTPDGELEHETNRTADATDSYTLRGSGTESWEPGFTFHGFRYVQVDGWPGEIDPDALRAIVVHSDMTRTGWFETSHPLVDKLHENTVWSMRGNFVGVPTDCPQRDERLGWTGDLNAFAPAATYLYDTRGVLGSWLRDLAAEQRESGTVPWVVPDVLPTASTPTALWSDVAVSLPWALYQEYGDLAILRESYESMSTFMRQVEDLLDDGGLWSSGFQFGDWLDPDAPANNPAGGKTDRYLVANAYLCKTTREMAAAAELLGRAADAAHFADMHRRVLDAFRREFVTESGRVVNESATAYALTIMFDILGEAQRPKAGARLAEIVEAAGYTISTGFAGTPLVTDALSSTGHIDEAYKMLLEKQCPSFLYPITMGATTIWERWDAVLPDGTLNSTGMTSLNHYALGAVADWLHRVVGGLSRQEPGWKRISIAPKPGGGLMSARTSHATPYGLAEVSWRVQDGEMIVEVTIPAGTTATVRLPLHPQGSIEEVGPGEHSWRYSAPVGYGERATFTMDTPIKEISADPRIWAAVVDVFKVYFPGVPIDAAGAHLAAMPLSAVLERMPGAAVADLARDLEIAISDSREAVHV, encoded by the coding sequence ATGACCAGTTGGCACGCGTCGTTCATCAGCGCGACCGCCCCGACCGAAGCAGGGGACCCGGCGGTGTACTTCCGCCGAGAGTTCGACCTCGTGGAGACACCTGCTCGCGCCATGCTCCGAGTCACCGCGCTCGGGATCGTCGAACCGCATCTGAACGGAGCACGGGTCGGGGACGAGGTGCTCGCACCCGGTTGGACGTCGTACCGCAACCGGTTGATGGTGAGCTCGTACGACGTCACCGATCAGCTACGGGTGGGAGCGAATGCCGTCGGCGCAATCGTGGGCGAGGGCTGGGCGGTCGGTGGGCTGACGTGGGAGAACACTCGCCACAATTACGCCGACCGCCCTGCGCTGTTCCTCGAACTCGAGATCGGCTACCCGGACCGCACCGAGTTCATCGTCTCGGATGAGACGTTCCGGGTCGGGTCGGGGAGCGTGCGCGCAAACGGCATCTATTCGGGTGAAGTTCATGATGCGCGCCTGGAGCCGGAAGGCTGGACCCGCGCGGGCTTCGACGACAGCAATTGGGCCGGAGCCCAGCCGTTCCCCTGGGATCTCTCCACTCTCGAGTCGCCTTCGGCGCCCCCGATCCGGCGGGTCGAGGAGCGTGCGCCTATCAGCATCACGAAGAGCCCTTCCGGCAGGATGATCGTCGACTTCGGCCAGAACCTCTCCGGCTGGGTGCGACTGACGGTCAGCGGCGACCGGGGCCGCACGATCACGCTGCGCCACGCTGAGCTGCTCACCCCGGATGGCGAACTCGAACACGAGACGAACCGGACGGCTGATGCCACGGACAGCTACACGCTGCGCGGCTCCGGAACGGAGTCATGGGAGCCCGGATTCACCTTCCACGGATTCCGGTACGTACAGGTCGACGGATGGCCGGGAGAGATCGATCCCGACGCGCTGCGGGCGATCGTCGTGCACAGCGACATGACCCGCACCGGGTGGTTCGAGACCTCTCATCCGCTTGTCGACAAGCTGCACGAGAACACCGTGTGGTCGATGCGTGGCAACTTCGTCGGCGTGCCGACGGACTGCCCGCAGCGTGACGAGCGCCTCGGCTGGACCGGTGATCTGAACGCGTTCGCGCCGGCGGCGACGTACCTGTACGACACCCGCGGCGTCCTCGGCTCCTGGTTGCGGGATCTCGCCGCCGAGCAGCGCGAGTCGGGGACCGTTCCCTGGGTCGTACCCGATGTGCTGCCGACCGCATCGACTCCCACGGCCCTGTGGAGCGATGTCGCAGTAAGCCTTCCCTGGGCGCTGTACCAGGAGTACGGGGACCTCGCGATCCTCCGTGAGAGTTACGAGTCGATGTCCACGTTCATGCGCCAGGTCGAGGACCTGCTCGATGACGGTGGACTGTGGAGTTCGGGATTCCAGTTCGGAGACTGGCTGGACCCCGATGCGCCGGCGAATAACCCCGCCGGCGGCAAGACCGACCGCTACCTCGTGGCCAACGCGTACTTGTGCAAGACCACACGTGAGATGGCGGCGGCCGCAGAGCTTCTCGGACGTGCCGCCGATGCGGCGCACTTCGCCGACATGCATCGTCGGGTGCTGGACGCGTTCCGGCGCGAGTTCGTGACCGAGTCGGGACGGGTCGTGAACGAGTCCGCCACGGCATACGCGCTGACGATCATGTTCGACATCCTCGGTGAGGCGCAGAGACCGAAAGCAGGAGCTCGGCTCGCCGAGATCGTCGAAGCAGCCGGCTACACGATCTCCACGGGCTTTGCGGGAACTCCTCTGGTCACCGATGCGCTGAGCAGCACCGGTCATATCGATGAGGCGTACAAGATGCTGCTCGAGAAGCAGTGCCCCTCCTTCCTGTATCCGATCACAATGGGGGCGACAACCATCTGGGAGCGCTGGGACGCGGTTCTTCCCGACGGCACACTGAACTCGACCGGCATGACCAGCCTCAACCACTACGCACTGGGCGCAGTCGCGGATTGGCTGCATCGAGTCGTGGGCGGACTTTCGAGGCAGGAGCCCGGATGGAAGCGGATCTCCATCGCCCCCAAACCAGGTGGCGGCCTGATGTCCGCACGCACGTCCCACGCGACGCCGTACGGGTTGGCCGAGGTGTCGTGGCGGGTGCAGGACGGTGAAATGATCGTCGAGGTCACCATCCCAGCCGGGACCACCGCCACGGTGAGACTCCCGCTGCACCCTCAGGGGTCGATCGAGGAGGTCGGACCGGGCGAGCACTCCTGGCGCTATAGCGCGCCGGTGGGATACGGGGAGCGGGCGACTTTCACGATGGACACACCGATCAAAGAGATCTCGGCGGACCCTCGCATCTGGGCCGCAGTCGTCGACGTCTTCAAGGTGTACTTTCCCGGTGTGCCGATCGACGCGGCGGGAGCCCACCTGGCGGCGATGCCGCTCAGTGCCGTCCTCGAACGGATGCCTGGTGCAGCGGTCGCAGATCTCGCCCGCGACTTGGAGATCGCAATCAGCGACTCGCGAGAGGCCGTCCATGTCTGA
- a CDS encoding family 43 glycosylhydrolase, which produces MSDPTAVRTSIRPGEPWLDTTGNRIQAHGGSIHYEDGTFYWYGENKERTTPGSGNWHWGVRAYVSTDLYNWEDRGLIIPPVLDDPASPLHPAQKMDRPHIIFNEATKKYVCWLKVMGEGAHDTQASTVLTADHLLGPYEIIQTGLQPLGMSAGDFDLVVDADTKKAYYYFEKVHTDLVCAELTEDYTDVSGEYSTHFPHPGPPFTREAPAHFTRDGVHYLVTSGSTGYFPNFSEIASAPEHHGPWSILGDPHPGDPTRTSYRSQISSVFEHPHKKDLYIALADRWLPQLPKDMPNVYEIVAAMARGEAPPAEARGDRSAMAAGLGENTAIADYVWLPIRFDGEIPLIEWSDEWRVEDFADR; this is translated from the coding sequence ATGTCTGACCCCACCGCGGTGCGCACATCGATTCGTCCCGGGGAGCCGTGGCTGGACACCACCGGCAATCGAATCCAAGCCCACGGCGGTTCGATCCACTACGAGGACGGCACCTTCTACTGGTACGGCGAGAACAAGGAGCGGACAACCCCCGGCAGTGGGAACTGGCATTGGGGCGTGCGTGCCTACGTCTCGACAGACCTCTACAACTGGGAAGACCGCGGCCTGATCATCCCGCCCGTGCTGGACGACCCCGCGTCTCCGCTCCATCCCGCGCAGAAGATGGACCGCCCGCACATCATCTTCAACGAGGCGACCAAGAAGTACGTGTGCTGGCTGAAGGTGATGGGCGAGGGAGCGCACGACACTCAGGCATCCACAGTCCTCACCGCGGACCACTTGCTCGGACCGTACGAGATCATCCAGACCGGACTGCAACCGCTCGGGATGAGTGCCGGCGATTTCGACCTCGTCGTCGACGCCGACACCAAGAAGGCGTACTACTACTTCGAGAAGGTGCACACCGACCTGGTGTGCGCGGAACTCACCGAGGACTACACGGATGTCTCGGGCGAGTACAGCACGCACTTCCCACACCCCGGGCCGCCCTTCACACGTGAGGCCCCGGCACACTTCACCCGCGACGGTGTGCACTACCTGGTGACATCAGGGTCCACCGGGTACTTCCCCAACTTCAGCGAGATCGCCTCCGCCCCCGAACACCACGGGCCCTGGTCCATCCTGGGCGACCCCCACCCGGGTGACCCGACGAGGACCTCCTACCGCTCGCAGATCAGCTCTGTCTTCGAACACCCGCACAAGAAGGATCTGTACATCGCGCTCGCCGATCGGTGGCTCCCGCAGCTGCCGAAGGACATGCCGAACGTCTACGAGATCGTTGCCGCGATGGCGCGCGGCGAAGCGCCTCCGGCAGAGGCGAGGGGCGATCGTTCAGCGATGGCCGCGGGCCTGGGAGAGAACACCGCGATCGCCGACTACGTGTGGCTGCCGATCCGCTTCGACGGCGAGATCCCGCTCATCGAGTGGTCGGACGAATGGCGTGTCGAAGACTTCGCCGACCGCTGA
- a CDS encoding helix-turn-helix transcriptional regulator: MVTNSKDVQEFLKSRRARITPEMAGVQTHGGVRRVPGLRREELAMISGMSVDYYNRLERGNLSGVSDSILSSLARALELDDAERAYLFDLAKAASASPPRHRRRSVQKVRPSVQHLLDGMTGVPAFVQNGRLDVIAMNSLAKALYHADDDEPVNFARYVFLDETSVTELPAWDAMARDIVAILRQEAARDPHNRDLSDLIGELSTRSEKFRKMWAEQNVRFHRTGTKSFHHPAVGQFELTFQAMQLPGDEGLTLFAYTAEPGTPAADALALLASWSATERASSRSGSSARPGTE; the protein is encoded by the coding sequence ATGGTGACCAACAGCAAAGATGTTCAGGAGTTCCTGAAGTCGCGCCGTGCCCGGATCACACCCGAGATGGCCGGCGTGCAGACCCACGGCGGTGTCCGCCGCGTCCCCGGCCTGCGTCGCGAAGAGCTCGCAATGATCTCGGGGATGAGCGTCGACTATTACAACCGCCTCGAGCGAGGCAACCTCTCCGGCGTGTCCGACAGCATCCTGTCGTCCCTCGCCCGTGCGCTCGAACTCGACGACGCCGAGCGGGCCTATCTGTTCGACCTCGCCAAGGCGGCCAGCGCCTCCCCGCCTCGGCACCGACGCCGGTCGGTGCAGAAGGTGCGGCCCAGCGTGCAGCACCTGCTGGACGGGATGACCGGGGTGCCGGCCTTCGTTCAGAACGGGCGTCTCGATGTGATCGCCATGAACAGCCTGGCCAAGGCGCTGTATCACGCGGACGACGACGAGCCGGTGAATTTCGCCCGGTACGTCTTCCTCGACGAAACCTCCGTCACCGAGCTCCCGGCGTGGGACGCGATGGCGAGGGACATCGTTGCGATCCTTCGCCAGGAAGCCGCCCGTGACCCTCATAACCGCGATCTGTCCGATCTGATCGGCGAACTCTCCACGAGAAGTGAGAAGTTCCGGAAGATGTGGGCCGAGCAGAACGTCCGCTTCCATCGCACCGGCACGAAGTCGTTCCACCACCCGGCCGTCGGGCAGTTCGAACTCACGTTCCAGGCTATGCAGCTGCCCGGCGACGAAGGCCTCACCCTGTTCGCGTACACCGCGGAGCCTGGCACGCCCGCCGCGGACGCACTTGCGCTCCTCGCCAGCTGGAGCGCCACCGAACGGGCTTCGAGCAGATCAGGATCATCCGCACGGCCGGGCACCGAATGA